In Bernardetia litoralis DSM 6794, the genomic window TTCTGGACTGGGAGCAGCTGAAAATAATTTTTTACAACAATGGGAAACAGAATTTGGTAATAATTCAAAAAATGCACTATATCCAAAAAAATATAAAGCCTCAAATGAGAAAAATTTTAAAAGTGAAGTGGAAAAATTACGTAAAAATCAATTCAGACTTTTAGAAGAAACAATAGGAAAAAGACCTCTTTCTGATGATTTTATTTTAGCAATGGAGCAAATAATTACCTATCAAAATGCAAATCATTTGGCAGAATACCCTGTTTTACATGCTTTTTTGAATGAACAAACACCCCAAATTCTACCTAAAGAATATTATTCTTTTTTCGAAGAAATAATTATTCAAAGTCCATCTGCACTCAATCAACATGCTTATTTACGATTTTTGAGAAATTATTTAGAATTTCGTTATACACAATCTCACAAAGAAACTTCTCTTAAAGCCTATTCAGATTTGTACTACCCTATTCTCTTCAAAATTACAGAAAAAGAGCTTATAGGAAGTGTACAAGCACATGCACAAGCTATTTTGATTATGGAATTAATCAAACAAGGAAATGAATATTTGTATAAAAATTACTACAAAAAATACCTTGCAAAGCATAAAGAAGATAATTCAGCTTTAGTTGTAAAAGAGTTTATAGAAAATAGTAAAAAAATAAAAATTGGAAAATTAGCTCCTAATTTTTCTCTACAAGATGCAACTGGAAAAAATGTACAACTATCTGATTTTAAAGGAAAAATTGTCTATTTATTTTTTGAGTCTTTAGAAAGTGAGTTTACAGAAAATTATCTAAAAGGTTTTGAGTACCTACATAATCAACTGAATAATCAAATCAATTCTGAAAATAAACCAAATCAAGTAGTTTTTCTTTGGAT contains:
- a CDS encoding peroxiredoxin family protein, encoding MTIFLRLSSIFKNYIPKIFLFSLIFLNFSFESFAQFSTILEGKFSPAISYEISIEYQYQYLTYQPKRHFVKTNEEGEFSFTIPLKKSTWVLWKCKDKQGQIYLHVGDSLNMQVELGALPYGTKFSGLGAAENNFLQQWETEFGNNSKNALYPKKYKASNEKNFKSEVEKLRKNQFRLLEETIGKRPLSDDFILAMEQIITYQNANHLAEYPVLHAFLNEQTPQILPKEYYSFFEEIIIQSPSALNQHAYLRFLRNYLEFRYTQSHKETSLKAYSDLYYPILFKITEKELIGSVQAHAQAILIMELIKQGNEYLYKNYYKKYLAKHKEDNSALVVKEFIENSKKIKIGKLAPNFSLQDATGKNVQLSDFKGKIVYLFFESLESEFTENYLKGFEYLHNQLNNQINSENKPNQVVFLWIQTTKLNLSIINNKKIEDKFDKLNITSLACYFSDTLEYNLNGLPTAFLIDKKGKIVYSTTKLPSDAGLLEDISYLLNN